In Fragaria vesca subsp. vesca linkage group LG5, FraVesHawaii_1.0, whole genome shotgun sequence, the genomic stretch GACAAGGAAGATCATTCGCAGAAGCTTGTGGCGTACGAGCTGCCCGTGTGACAAAGAATAAAGACCTCAAAACAGCAATCCAGAAAATGTTGGATACTCCTGGTCCATACTTGTTGGATGTCATAGTACCCCATCAAGAGCATGTGTTGCCTATGATCCCAAGTGCTGGTGCCTTTAAAGATGTGATAACTGAGGGCGATGGAGGAAGAAGTTACCGAGTTCCTTGAGTAATCTATCCTTGCGTTCTGTTTAATGATCAAGTAGGTGTGTTTTTGTGTTGTATAATAATGTTCTATACTTCATGTCTGTGTTATCAAGTTATGATCAAATTGTGCTGTATATATCCTCAGCTATTGCTTATTTAGTCATAATCACAATGACTAACCCAATCCAAAGTGAGCATCTTCAATGCAGAGTAGTCAAAATATATAACATGATGTTGACACAAAATTTAGGACGAAAGCCATTGATAGGTGGGAAGAATCACAAGACTAGGGTCTCTTGATAATATTTCCTAAAAAAGAGTCCTCAACCAAATTACAAGAACGAATGCAACCTATGTATGTAAAACCCGATGGTAACTTTTACCGATTTACATCATTATCATTCAAATCTCTTTCCTTAAACACACAGCAATTGGCAGAAGATACCTTCTTCAATTTGTTTACCGTCCCTATAATATAGGCGGTTTTTATATATCTCATTTTTGGTCTTCCCGCTGCAACCCTAAAACTCTTGCCGCTGCTTCTTCTTCACCGAATTGTTTTCGACTTCGCCGCAGAGAGCTCTGAGATTTGGGTAACCCAATATCCTAACTTCTTTTTTTTTTTTTGACAAAGGAAAGAACTTTCATTAAACAAGGAAATTTCAAAGTACTCAACTTTCAGTTAGTTTCAACTTTCAAGTACTCTATTAAATATCCTAAGTTTCTAGTAGTACTCAATTTTATGTTACAGTTTCGTTTGTTGGTATTCAGATAGTTTTGGAATGCGTTCATTTTCATTGAAGGAGAAAGCTTCCAACTTTAGCACATTTTATGGTACCCATTAGGGTTATTAGCACATAATGCTCTTTTGCATCTTTGTAATTTTGCTAATTTTTTATTTTTACTTTTTGGACTGTCTGAAAGTGAATTTGATTCCACAATTTCCATGACTTACAATTTTGTTGTTGGTGGTGTATATGTCTTAAGGGCTTATTGATGCGCCGAGGCGTTTGATCAGATGAGATGAATCAATTTTAAGTAACCACATACTAAATTTGTTATTTTTTGTAGGGTTTTTATTTTTCATTAATTCTGAATTGTGTTGGTATTCCATTGATGTGGAATGAAATCAATTTCATTTGAAGGTGAAAACAATTAGAGTTGTCTGCACTGTTGTACATAATCCCTTTTCAATTCTTATTTTTGTTTCTTGCGCTCTGATATTGGATATCGGTTCAAAATATAGCTAGACTGATAATTTCTATCTACTGCATTTTTTTTTGTTGTTTAAGAGTTACATTCTGGTCTATATACAGACTTATAAAATGTCAAATCTATATACCGGTCATAAGCATATAGAGATTAATGGCAGATATATCATGTATTTTAGTATCTACATTAGTTTTGTATGCATGTCATCAATCCTTGTAGGTATAATTTTATGTTACAAAATAAAAGCGAAGGCAAGAATTATGGAGCATAAGAATAAGTCATTGGCAACTGCAACTTCTCAAGCTCAAGGAGCTTGTGCTGACTCCATGGTAGACAGATTGAGTAGTGTTCCATGCGAAGTTGTTAGTGGTAACTTATAAAATGTATAGTGGTTAAGATTGAGGGTTTAAACTCAAGTTAGTGGTGTCTGTAGCGTTTAGGGTTTAAGGCTCCTAGGTTGAGGGGATATTGGTAATCATCTTAGGAATTATGATATACGAAGGTGAAGGGATTCGGGTAAAGCATTATTCTTCTGTTGAGATAAACATTTCAAACAAACCCAATCTAGGGCGTAAAACATTGTAGATTAAATGAACGATTTTCTTGAAACTAAACATCGGTATTCATTAACCAGGTAACCAAACTTTGGAAAGTGAAGAAAAACCAGTGTTTAAAGAATGCATGCATATGATACTCATAGATTTCTGAAAGTCTTATGAATGTGTGGATCGTGCTAAAGTACCAACAATTTTATATATTTGCTCCACAGAGTAAGAAGGGTTTCCGAGTATATTTCAAACACCATGTTGTCCTGTTCTTCACTGAAGATGGAGCTGGATGAACTTAGCAACTTAACTAGCGAGGTTATAGACCAAATCTTATACAAAATACCGATTAAGGAGGCTGTTAGAACTTGTGTTTTATCAAGTGTGTGGAGGTATAAATGGGCTACGCTCTCACATCTTGTGTTTGATGAACGGTGTGACTCGACTCTAGACCACTCCGCCTTTGTCAACATTGTTGATCGGATACTCTTACTTCACATTGGTCCCATTCACAAGTTCAAGCTTTCTCATCAAGAACTTGCAGCCACAAGTGATATCGATCGATGGATTCTTCATCTGTCAAGACACTCAATCAAAGAATTCATTCTAGATGTGTTGAAAGGAAGCCCCTACAAAATCCCTTCGTGTTTGTTTTCCTGTCAAGACATTATTCACCTAGAGTTATCAACTTGTTTGCTAGAACCCCCGCCCGCTTTTAAAGGCTTTAGGAGTTTGAAGAGGCTTGATATGCAATATGTTACCCTGACGCAAGATGTGTTGATTCTTTGTTGTCCTTTGCTTGAAACATTGACCCTAATGAACTGGAAGGGTTTCACCCTTTTGAAGATTGATGCACCAAACCTTCGATTCCTCTCGGTTGATGGTGATTTTGAGGAGGTTATCCTTAAAAATACCTCAAATCTTGTTGATGTCACCATTTGTTTGTACTTCGATGATGAAGGACGCTTTCTTAGGAGCTCTAGTAATTTGCTCAATTTTTTTGCTCACCTGCCTCAAATTCAAAGTCTCAGATTGAGGAACTGCTTTCTTGAGGTAACTGACTGTTTGGTTTATACTTGTATTTGATCACATTCCTTATGTCTTTAATATTTGGCACTTTTAATCTGCAGTATTTGGCTGTTGGTGCCTTGCCAACAAATCAGCTTCCAATACCATGTCTGTTTCTGAAGTTTCTTTGTATACATATTTGGTTGGGTAGTCTGGAGGAGATTTTAACAGTTCTATGCCTTATGAGAAGCTCACCTGCACTAGAAGAATTAGAACTTTGAGGTTAGTGTTTACTTTTTAGTCTAATCTAATATCTCAAGTACTGTCTCGTACACTCGACCTGCTCTACTTTTAAGTTAGCCAGACAGCATTTCTGTTAGACGTTAAAGATTCTAATGCTCTATATGAACCTTTGCAGTTCATCCAAGATGATGATTATCCTGTTGCGTTAGAAGTCAACTCTTGGTTAGATCACAACTGGAGTGATCAATTCTCACAACTGCGGCTTTTTCATATAGTCGACTTCAGTGGTGTCATGGCTGAACTAGAGCTTATCAGATTTGTACTCTTAAGTTCACCCATACTTGAGTCAATGACTGTAAAACCTTGTTCTGACAATGATTCTACGGAACTGTTGAAAAAGTTGCTTCGGTTCAAGCGTGCCTCGGTGGATGCAGAGATAATCTACTTGGATCCATGATTGTTCAAGGAAACTTTGCAGCGAAGAGATATACGAGGAGTATGGATCATTGTATCTGCAGAAATAAATGTTGGCTTGTAGTTGGGTATATATCTTCCAGCGTTATGATGCATGTCTAGTTGATTATCTGAACATTAATCTCACATGATAAGAAACCTTTGCAATTATGAATTATCAATTTTGAGACGAGTTTTGAGAGGATTAACGTCCTGATATTAACACATTAACAGATTGTCACTTACAGACAGGCCTTGCTGCATTTACGTAGGCTCAAAGTATGACTGTTCCTAGCACTGGATTATGTTTTTTAACATAATCGCCATCAGTTTCTTGCATTCGATACTTTAGGATGAATGGTTATGTAGGGTGAAAATTCACATATTACTTGTGAACAAAGCAGTCGTATACGAAAATGCAGCTTTCCTGAGGTGACTGTGATTTAGTGGCCTGAGAAAGGCGAGTTGGAGTACGTGATCAGTGCCGAGCTGCTTTGCAATGTGCAATCTGGTCCCATGGTAGGGATTCATGATGAGTTCTCATAAATTCATGGTCAGTGGTCACTGATGCGAAGTCATTTACTTGCATAGCTAGTATAGTCCATAAGCAGTAACCCAAGAGTTGTGAAAACAATGGTATGTTGCTCATTTTGCATGATAATGTAAGAAATGGTTCGGGACCTGATTTCATCGTCATGAAATTTCACAACTCGATCAATTGGCCTACAATGCAAGAAGGATGAAAGTTGTATGTCGCTTTACTAAGATCGTGTATAGAATAACACAATGAAATAGGGTTGGATTTCCCATCATGCGATGCAGAGATATCCTCAATTCAAACAATATGCTTCCATTGCTCAGATCTCTATATTCCTCTTCCATTGTTCACACCATGCTTTCTTTTCTCAAA encodes the following:
- the LOC101296112 gene encoding F-box/FBD/LRR-repeat protein At1g13570-like produces the protein MELDELSNLTSEVIDQILYKIPIKEAVRTCVLSSVWRYKWATLSHLVFDERCDSTLDHSAFVNIVDRILLLHIGPIHKFKLSHQELAATSDIDRWILHLSRHSIKEFILDVLKGSPYKIPSCLFSCQDIIHLELSTCLLEPPPAFKGFRSLKRLDMQYVTLTQDVLILCCPLLETLTLMNWKGFTLLKIDAPNLRFLSVDGDFEEVILKNTSNLVDVTICLYFDDEGRFLRSSSNLLNFFAHLPQIQSLRLRNCFLEFIQDDDYPVALEVNSWLDHNWSDQFSQLRLFHIVDFSGVMAELELIRFVLLSSPILESMTVKPCSDNDSTELLKKLLRFKRASVDAEIIYLDP